Below is a genomic region from Thalassophryne amazonica chromosome 3, fThaAma1.1, whole genome shotgun sequence.
AGATGGTAATGGCACAGCAATGTAATGTAGAATGCTGTCCACAAAGTATTTTGGTGTGCAATTATACAACCTCCTATGCAAACACCGTTCCCAAGACTACACCCCTACTGAAAGCTGTGGTAACACTGAGACTGGCCTATAGTTTGAAAGAGAGGTCCGACACCAGACGTGAACAGCGGTATCACCTGCAGCTATATCAATAGTCGTTTCCAACCATTTCATTAATAACCATTGAGTCCAAAACTACATTGATTGTATTGTCATGATTCCTGAAAAACGTTTTAGGAGATGCAAGTAAATTGACAAAGTTTTTTCCCTCAGTTGTAACATACCCATTGAAATGATCTGCTATAGGTCTGTTCTCTGAAAGATCTTGTTAGTGGGGCGAAGTGGGGCAGCCCGCAATAACTCTCTTCTAGTGTGATGAACTCATGTTAAGTTAATGTATTTTTTGTGTATCCTAATTGCAGTCCCTTTGAATTCTCAATTCAAAATTTATTGTTTGTTTCcgtgccattttccttttcttttttgcttcttttttttgttgtttgttttacataTATCCGCTCATAACAAAGATCTGTCTCCATACCTGCAGTCTGTAGCCTTTTGCACGATGAACCCATTTGATGAACCCACACATAGCAAAGGTTACCCAAACATTCTCATTTATTAGTGTTTAAAATAAACTGATAAAAGGTTTTGAAATGTGCAACATAAAACACATAAATGTGTATGAAACCTGAAACATTTTGATGGAACACAGCGTTCATCAGCTTGCGTAGCAACATCCTGAGTTAGAGTTACTGGTGGTCTTTAATGTAAAACATGTCAGTCAAAAGTAAACGAGCTGCTTTTAAAAGTCAGGTTTCAGTTGCTAATCTCATTTCTTTCTCTTTAGATGTCTGGAGAGTTTACGTGGGAAAATGGCGCCACTGTGGCAGACAGGAAGTGCAGCCATCCATTGGCGGCCTCAGACTGAACCACTTTGGAGTCAGCCGACAACcggcccggctatgaattgggctgcATACTGACCTCCATTCCCTctcctaaacaaccaataggagagcagcactggaattccctctcctaaatgaccaataggagagcagcacttGCACCACATCAACATGAGGCTGACGCACGGGCTAATGTCAGCGTCTCGGCCGCCAACCAGTCACAGGCTAGGAGACAGAGACCAGTATgcggcccaattcagggccggttgtcgggctacttTGAAGTTAGCGAGTTCAGTTCTGTCCAGAGAGAGCAGCTGATGGAAGCAAGGACACGCCAGCTTTTGTGAGTCTGCTGAAACAGATTCCTGTTTGGTCTGTTTACTGCGCATGAGGATGCCTGTGACTAAACCTGTTTCAGAGTGTTACTGTTGTGCACCCTCCAGTGGCAACGCTGTGCTAAAAGCTAACAGGTCAATGATGTCATCAGCCAGTGAGGGTCCAACTGTTTCCAAATCCAGCAGGATTAAAGTACCAAAGAGGATCCAAAAACTCTTCAACAGATGTTTGTTTCAATTTGCTGCCGTATTCACCATTAAATTGACTGAAACAAACGGTCCTGAACGTTAGGACCACCCGTCAGCATGTGGTTCCTGCATAGTCCCCCACAGTTCCTGTATGGTTTCACAGTCACATTGTAATATTTCAAATACCATATGACACCAGAGACTTTATCGCTCATGTTGTGTTTGTCCCTTCATGGCCACCGTACTTTTAAACTCTAGTCACATTTCTACATATTTATTTCTTCTCATCTTTATAATCTTAATGTTTATGATTAAAGATAAATGAAGTAGAATGTGTTTTATCTGCAGAGGGCGCTATAACTGATTAAAAGTTGTAATTATTAAAGCTTTAACACTGTATTCTATGAAAGATGTTTTTAATGTCGTCTGGTCAGTTTAGGCTTTAAAAGGTCAATTAAAAATCTCAGATGAATTATGGAAAAACAAACTGAAGCTGCTGAAATgtgggacagaaaaaaaaaagtgttaaactcaacatatatgggtgattctttaactacgggcactattggccttgtaaatgtaatttccaccacaccattgccttacaatataaagcgccttggagtaactgtttgttgtgatttggcgctatatacatgtgctctgatgtcactgtttatctccatagaaactacccaaacaatctttcatacaaactgtttaaagggacattacagtggtgtggtggaaattacggcaatagtgtgggacaactacattttgtttaaaaaaatcacaacagttgtatgacattgaataccccaattatgttttgattattttactgatattttattcagagatattttaaaacattagaaaaaacgtttaccattcatttttatcattgaagatcaaaagtctgggtgtgggacaagcacaaaacggcaatatttgcatataatgatgctgaaaaaaggtgaaaaagtcagactactagaacaaatttcttaacacactttcattgtaaagataactagaaaagtgtgaaatttccccttttttctgtttttcatacaatatgatcaaaggacataataagtgcccgtagtctaagaatcacccatatatttgGAAACATTTCAGCCTGACAGACGGCAGGAAACATGGAGGCAACCGCCAACCGCCACAGCCTTGGCTGGGGGTGACGGGTGTCTTGGAGGCCTGTTATAATAGCTGCGTGTGTCCATCAATGTTCAGAACATGAGGCACATTTTAGAATAATGTAAAGCAGAGATGTGCATGTGGCGGACACATCcaggtgtagcggctgcactctgtgttgttatgactccgcccattcgctcccctcgggacgcgaactcacgagctccggcatgggagtcggactctctaaccagaaggctaaatcccagggctctggccttgtgaccagagaatccttttgagctgttgggagtgagatttactaactacatctgcacagtgacaccagctggcctccgttacacaggGACTGCAGATGATCCACCtgtagggcgggggggggggggctgtttgcCATCTGCAGAGGTGCACAGCGGCGCGCGTTCCCTCCGTCGGACATCACAGCTGTGTGCACAAGACGCACACTGCTTGAACATGTGCATGCACTGGTTTtacaacaaatgcacacaaaaaaaCTATTTCCAACCTTTACTTAATACACACAAAGACAATGGTGTGAACTGCTGTCCGTGCGCACTGCTGTCTGTGCGCACTGCTGTTCGTGTGAACTGCTGTCTGTGCGCACTGCTGTTCGTGTGAACTGCTGTCTGTGCGCACTGCTGTCTGTGCGCACTGCTGTTCGTGTGCACTGCTGTTCGTGTGAACTGCTGTCTGTGCGCACTGCTGTCTGTGCGCACTGCTGTCTGTGCGCACTGCTGTCTGTGCGCACTGCTGTTCGTGTGAACTGCTGTCTGTGCGCACTGCTGTTCGTGTGAACTGCTGTCTGTGTGAACTGCTGTCTGTGCGCACTGCTGTTCGTGTGAACTGCTGTCTGTGTGAACTGCTGTCTGTGCGCACTGCTGTCTGTGCGCACTGCTGTTCGTGTGAACTGCTGTCTGTGTGAACTGCTGTCTGTGCGCACTGCTGTTCGTGTGAACTGCTGTCTGTGCGCACTGCTGTTCGTGTGAACTGCTGTTCGTGTGAACTGCTGTCTGTGTGAACTGCTGTCTGTGCGCACTGCTGTCTGTGCGCACTGCTGTCTGTGCGCACTGCTGTTCGTGTGAACTGCTGTCTGTGCGCACTGCTGTTCGTGTGAACTGCTGTCTGTGTGAACTGCTGTCTGTGCGCACTGCTGTTCGTGTGAACTGCTGTCTGTGTGAACTGTCTGTGCGCACTGCTGTCCGTGCGCACTGCTATCCGTGCGCATCCCACCGGCAGAATGCAGTGTAACTATTCACCGGTGTGGGTAGCGGACTTGGCCGGGATGAAACCTGAGACAGACtagtgtcttttccaaggacgAGTCATGGACTCTCGCTTGACGCCACCGTAACCCAGATCAgcaccacaaaaaacaaacaaaagaaccgTTTCAGACGTGAAGTCGTTGTTTGTTCAGCAGGTTTTTTATCAAAGTTATAAACGTGTCTCAGCgagactaaaaaaagatcctGACGTGTTTCTTTGCTTCAGGAAACAGACGGAATGCCGACAAACCTCAGGAATACTTAGAATTCCTGCTGGGAGTAggtcagcgcacacacacacacacacacacacacacacggatagaaacacaaagagagagacagacacacacacagtaattttTTGTAATCACACAGAATAATAATCTGCATATTTTCTGTGTGAACGTGTTTTGGTGTAAATGCAGAAAACATCCAGATCagactgtttgtttatttgtagtTTTCTGAGGCGTGAGCTCGACTGAGTGTCGTTCgactttaataataaaaaaggggAGGAGGACAGACAGCAGAGAGCTGAGACACTAAATCACATCGATCATGTCAGTAAACAAGGTCACACGGTTCAAAGGTCATTTGCTTTAAGCACTTCCAGACGACATGAATCTGTTTTTAACgttatttgtgcatttttaaaaaatactcTGTTTTCCAACTCCAGTTTTTCCAGCTCAGCACGTGGACGCAGGTCGGACACACGCAGGCGTGTGCATCAGTGCTGACAGGGCGTGTCCGGGCTGTGACCACACCTCCAGCAGCAGCGATGGTCCAGATGCCACGTCCGGCCATCTGGCGCTCGGTGAAACGAGCGGCAGAAAATCAGCTGCAGAAACGAAACGGGTCATCAGAAAACAACAGGAACGCCAACAAGCGCTTTACGGTTCTTACAGACACGCATTTACTGCTGTGTCACTGTGTCTACTACTACAATACTACTACTAcatcaaccactagaccatcacctcccctattataTTAACATGTGAAATGTTGTTGCAGTAACAATACACTGAATGTTGTAGTATTACACACAGAGTACAGTAAAGTATGTACGATCAATTGCTACATGTGGATTTatgtgttaaataaaaaaaaaaaaaaatctggtttctTAAAATAAGCCTTTTTTTAAATGATGCTCTTTAATTTCAAAGTAAAAACTATTCTTTCCAACACGATGTAAACCAAGTAAAAATATTGAACGCACTCACCTCGTCGCAGCCGGAGCATCGAGGCCACACCCCCTGGCAGTAGTGTCGGCCACAGAACAGCTTGTGATTGGACCAGAAGTAGACCAGGTCCACCAATCCCTGACCGCAGCCTGAACACGTGAAGCAGGTGGGATGCCACATGGCGTCATGGTAACCGGCCCGCTCAGCGTAAACAACTGGACTCTCCTTAGCAACCGCTGCTTGGCAACCAGTACAGCGCTGCAGGACAGAGACTGGTCTGAGCTGGACTGGACTCAGTCTGGTCTTTACAGTGATCCTTTTTCTTACTTACGTATTCAGTCTGCACAGAGTCGTCCGCACTGTTAGAGGAACCAGTACCGGCGGTACCAGCAGCCGAGCCGCAGTCTTGCTGCTGCTGACTTTCCTTCTCAGTATCATTGCGTTCCTTGTCCTCCTTCAGTGTCCTCTGATTGGCTGCTTCCCTCAAAGCACCGCCCTCACCAGGTAAGGCCACCTCCCCCACTCCCAGCACTTCCTGTTTGTAGTGTTTAACAAACAGCAGCATGGAGGAAATCTGCAGGATGACATCAGGGACAAGAGTCAGTACGGCAAACCCACCACCTGGATCAGAGTCCAGGTCCAGGTGCAGGTCCAGCTTCTTCACTTCCTGGTGACATCATTTATGGGAGGACTTTAAAGTCCGCCCAGTGGATTGCATTCTTACAGTACGTACGATTTAGACCCACATtgaggtttgtttttttaaacttcgAAAATAAAGTCATAACTGCATCTCAAAATGAGCTCTGTGGAGCACTTTGTTAGGTTGTATTTCAGTATAGGTTTTATAAATAAGGACAGACTTCATCTTTTGACccatctgcaccacattatcattagtatcagaactttgaaaagaatatgcaagaaaatgtgtcCATTTTGGAGGAGGAACCACATGGACTTCGCCTGTAGTTCCAGTGATTAGTAGCTCCCAAAATCACCTCTTTCATGGAGGAGGAGACGGCTGGAACTGGCAGTCTGCAGGGTTATCGCTTCTCATAgaaatacaactttattctcataatattacaagtttttgctcttaatattatgactttactgTCAAAGTCTTAAAAAACTCAACGTGGCCCTAAAATGCTGTCATAGATTAGAGAGTAAAATATGACAAATGATGAGTCCCTTAGTGGGACAAAAGCTGgttagaatgaaaaaaaaaagtgtggttaTTTTTGCGCAAAATTCAGTTTTAGCACAAAAGTGACCCAAAGCCCATTTTGTGCAAATCAAACAGACAACAAAGATGCCGAGGACAACCACCCCCGAACACCTCCCCTCCCCAAAAATGTTTGATCAATAAAATTAAATCTTTCTGTAGTTTGAGTTTAAATATTTAGTAGCATCACAAAAGTTAATCTTGTTACTGAAAAACATTTTATAAAATGTATAAATTGAAATAAAGGCCGCTATTTAAATAATATTcaagattttatatttttttcagcattttcaAACCAAAGAAAAGCTacagaaatttaaaaatgtttttaaaaattaaatgaaaatctaTCTATCAGTCCTAATGTGACACTAAACAGGAAACAatctttatatttatttaatctGAGTATAATGATGTCCTGTTGACTTGTGTTTGGTCCCAGCAGGCTACCGTACCTCCTCTTCACTCTTCAGGCTCTGACATTTCATGGGATCCTGATCGTAGACTGGCAGCTGGACGAGGAGCTGCCGGCGCCGTTCCAAAGATCCGGCGGTCCCTGAAATCGGGCGCTGGCCAGCCGGGAGAAGCTCCATGTACCGCACAGCCTGAGGGGACAGACAGGAAGACAAGATGTGACCGGTGGCAGCACAGATGGTGTGGTACACTTCCCGAGTCCTGCTGGATCCAGTCCTGTCAGACTGCCCGTTGAAATTGGATTTATTCAATATCTGATTGCTATCGTTTATTGAATCTGGACTCATTGACTGACTGTCCACattgtatacaaggtctgttagaaaagtatccaacctttttattttttttttcaaaaaccatatggatttgaatcacgtgtgattgcatcagccaagcttgaaccttcgtgccatgcgtgagttttttcacgcctgtcggttgcgtcatttgcctgtgagcaggctttgtgtgagcagtggtcacaCAAAGTCGTCAAATTTTTAttgagaataaatgtctgaacgatttggagctttgctgcatcaattttttccagaaactgtgagagacctccaggtggacaccattcggaaaattcaaatggctttgagggacggttttatgaggattacacagaataaggagtgctccagccagtttaaagaccgcccacagctgctgagagcgcgccgcgctccaagcgccgatcgacaggctgaaacaaccagatcatttccaacatgaaggctttgttgatccgagacgtcgtctgacttacacaaaaatggcaggagacgtggaaatcagtactttttcagcacattccactgttacaggagttttttcatggaaagagaagcggacggatgcgccaccgtgccactcatggcgcgggacaaaaccacatccgtgttggtctcacaggacggctttcagatggctgttggtgggttttcagtcgtgtgactaaccgagaaattgtggatgagcctggacatgccagaacatgtcctgtaaggcttcatcacggcgttgctttgcgccatgcagcaccgccacgacgcacggaattcctccgctcctctttccatgacaaaacctcctgtaacagtggaatgtgccgttcatttccaaactggacgctgtgttttatccgggacgtcctctgactagcacaggaattgcggaaggagTCCCCAGAATACCACCGCTACCACACCGCAAAAGAAAAAAGCCCCTCACACGCAGTACAAAGAGAAACTCCAGGAGTTCAGacgtgatcctcctccagagtgagggacatcttcttcttctttgtctttcggctgttcccgttaggggtcgccacagcagatcaatcgtttccatctcaccctgtcctctgtatcttcctctgtcacaccaaccacctgcatgtcctctctcagtacacccatgaacctcctctttggtctccctcttctcctcctgcctggtggctccatcctcagcatccttctccctatataccctgggtccctcctctgcacatgtccaaaccatctcaatctcgcctctctgactttgtctccaaaccgtcccacctgagctgtccctctgatatgctcattcctaatcttgtccattcttgtcactcccaaagagaatatcaacatcttcagctctgcctcctgtctttttgttagtgccactgtctctaaaccatacaacatagctggtctcactactgttttgtaaactttccccttcactcttgctgatattcttcggtcacaaatcactcctgccacctttctccacccactccaccctgcctgcactctcttcttcacctctctaccacactcgccattactttgaacagttgaccccaaatatttaaactcatctactttcaccacttctactccttgcaactgcactattccactgggctccctctcattcacacacatgtactcagtcttgcttctactgactttcattccccttctctccaaagcatatctccacttctccagactagactcaacttgctctctactctcactacagatcacaatgtcatctgcaaacatcatagtccatggggactcctgtctgatctcatccgtcaacctgtccatcaccactgcaaacaagaaaggactcagagctgatccttggtgtaatcccacctccaccttgaatgagtctgtcattccgactgcgcatctcaccactgtcacactattcttgtacatgtcctgcactaccctaacatacttctctgccactccagacttcctcatacaataccacaattcttctcttggcaccctatcataagctttttctaagtccacaaacacacaatgtaactctttctgtccttctctgtacttttccaacagtattctcagagcaaacattgcatctgtagtgctctttctcggcatgaaaccatattgctgctcacagatcttcacctgttttctaagcctagcttctactactctttcccataacttcatgctgtggctgatcagctttatgcctctgtagttactgcagctctgcacatcacccttgttcttgaaaataggaaccagcacacttcgtctccactcctcaggcatgctctcactttccgacgagaggggtggaccactgctcacacaaagcctgctcacaggcaaatgacgcaaccgacaggcgtgaaaaaactcatgcatgcgcatgaaggttcaagcttggctgatgcaatcacacgtgattcaaatccatatggtttttgaaaaaataaaaaggtcggatacttttctaaatcAGTGTGGCAATACTGAAATTGAGATTTGGAAAAACAGATTTCTTGTGACTTTTACGGTGACTGCAAAGTGCAAAAAATTTTTTACAAACAGCATAACACTTTTCCAAGaagtcccaaaacaaatttacaaatgacagattctgatggaAGGGTCTGTCATTTGGTACGTTCCCAGACTGCTCTCCCAGGTTCCTGATTCCAGTCTGAATAATTGACCCACATGGTTGTTAGTGCCATGATGATAAAGCACAGTAAAGCTAACTTTTACATACCTATGCGACATAGTAACTAGATAAACTAGTTGCTTGTAGTGCCATTATATTAGGTGAGCTTTGCTCAGGGCAAATCCAGACTGGAATATGTTGCCGCTAACGCGGCTAGCAGGGATTCCCCTCTGGTCAACCTTGTAAAGCATTGGTCTCGTGTGTATAATTCGGGTGTGCGATTCCTACCAGAAACCATAAATACATTCCATTTTGTTACACACTAGCACGCTAACTTGATTTAATAATAATGCTATCACCTGAACATAATGCATCATGTTGAATAAAGTCTTGCACCTACAATCTGATTTAGATTGCCTCCTGGTGGAAAGAAAGCAGCAAACTGAGATGGCATGAACTAACCATGTGTGTGTGAAAGCAGCACTACCTTTAATTGTAACACTGCAACATGCAGTAAAACTGAGCTTTTGGTCGAATGTTTACTCATCTGAATAAAATGTGATTCCACATGTGGACCAACAGGGGGCAGTAATCATTCTCACCAATTTCTGGTTGAGGCCCGCTGGTGCCCAGTCGTAAGTCGTTGTGTTGAATGTCGGGTCTTTACGTGAAACCACCGGATTGGTCACAATCATTCGGTTTCTCTTGTACATGCGAAGGCCGCCGCCCCCTTTAACCTTTGCGGTCAAATGGGAGCACGGAGAGTCTGCCAGGAGTCGTCCCATTCCCTGGTCGTCTTCGACGTCACACGTGAGGGCGTGGTCTACAGTATTGCAGCCACATGCTGTGCAGGCTTTTCTAGAACACAGGGAGGTGATGGAGAACAGGTGCAGAGAAACATAAACAACCCTAACATATAAAACTTTTAAAGGCAgagaaaattatttaaaaattaaaaatactcaGTAAAATCTGGCTGCAGTCTAACTGTTCCAACAAGTGACAGACAATCACTTGTTAAAGTTTATAgtcaaaattacattttaaataaTATGTTTTACATGCttttctgtgcctgttgctttaaatgagaAGGAACTGCTGTTGGCCACACCCTCTATCCAAGGGGAGGAGCACAAGGTTGAGTGTTATTTCAGAC
It encodes:
- the LOC117505462 gene encoding LIM and cysteine-rich domains protein 1-like — protein: MDQMMPQEGGGGAGGGACLLCKKSCSGFQPHSWRKACTACGCNTVDHALTCDVEDDQGMGRLLADSPCSHLTAKVKGGGGLRMYKRNRMIVTNPVVSRKDPTFNTTTYDWAPAGLNQKLAVRYMELLPAGQRPISGTAGSLERRRQLLVQLPVYDQDPMKCQSLKSEEEISSMLLFVKHYKQEVLGVGEVALPGEGGALREAANQRTLKEDKERNDTEKESQQQQDCGSAAGTAGTGSSNSADDSVQTEYRCTGCQAAVAKESPVVYAERAGYHDAMWHPTCFTCSGCGQGLVDLVYFWSNHKLFCGRHYCQGVWPRCSGCDELIFCRSFHRAPDGRTWHLDHRCCWRCGHSPDTPCQH